One Bacillus sp. 1780r2a1 DNA segment encodes these proteins:
- the fliF gene encoding flagellar M-ring protein FliF produces MNEKLALYKNQIGAFWSKRTKIQKGLIIGGPLALLIALIAISLVATNEKFVPLYSNLSVQETGQIKAELDTRKIPSEISENGTVISVPEQHVDSLKVDLAAQGIPDSGSIDYSFFGQNAGFGMTDNEFNVVKLEAMQTEIANLMKNIQGVNNANVMISLPEESVWVKDEQGEASASIVLNTQPGYKFDEGQIKSLYHLVSKSVPNLPTDNIVIMNQNFEYFDLKSSEEMSNSSSFATQHGIKKEIERDVQRQVQQMLGRLVGQDKVMVSVTADIDFTQENREENLVEPVDKENMEGLAVSVERINETFTGKNPEDGGIAGTGEEDTTNYVESGSNDSGDYEKAEERINNEVNRIRKEIVESPYKVRDLGIQVMIDPSNANGEGELAGSLEDDIQQVLSTIVRTSISKDEQGAELTDNQIADKIVVSVQPFKEQQVASNQQQSGIPTWLYFVGGGLLLVILALLFLLLKRRRELKDEFYEYEGEYEEPIETIQKPPVLSEEQQSRKRLEELAGEQPDEFAKLLRTWISEE; encoded by the coding sequence ATGAATGAAAAACTAGCACTCTATAAAAATCAGATAGGTGCGTTCTGGTCAAAGCGCACTAAGATTCAAAAAGGCTTAATCATTGGTGGCCCCCTGGCGCTACTAATTGCCCTTATTGCTATTTCTTTAGTAGCAACGAATGAGAAGTTTGTCCCCCTATACAGCAACTTGTCCGTACAGGAAACAGGTCAAATTAAAGCAGAACTGGATACAAGAAAGATCCCTTCTGAAATCTCAGAAAACGGAACGGTTATTTCAGTACCGGAACAACATGTTGATTCATTAAAGGTGGATCTTGCTGCACAAGGTATACCAGACAGCGGGAGCATCGATTATTCCTTCTTTGGACAAAATGCTGGATTTGGTATGACAGATAATGAATTTAACGTTGTGAAGCTGGAAGCTATGCAAACAGAAATAGCTAACCTGATGAAGAATATCCAAGGTGTCAATAATGCAAACGTGATGATTAGTTTGCCGGAAGAAAGTGTTTGGGTGAAAGATGAGCAGGGAGAAGCTTCAGCATCAATTGTTTTAAATACACAGCCAGGCTACAAATTCGATGAGGGGCAAATAAAATCTCTCTATCATTTGGTTTCAAAAAGTGTTCCAAATTTACCTACGGATAATATCGTAATTATGAATCAAAACTTTGAATATTTCGACTTAAAGAGCAGCGAAGAAATGTCTAATTCATCTAGTTTTGCTACTCAGCACGGTATTAAAAAAGAAATTGAACGTGATGTTCAGCGTCAAGTTCAACAAATGTTAGGTAGATTGGTTGGACAAGACAAAGTCATGGTTTCTGTAACCGCTGATATTGACTTTACGCAGGAGAACCGAGAAGAGAATCTAGTTGAACCTGTAGATAAAGAAAATATGGAAGGCCTTGCAGTAAGCGTAGAGAGAATCAATGAGACGTTTACCGGAAAGAATCCTGAAGACGGTGGGATTGCAGGAACTGGTGAAGAAGATACAACAAATTATGTTGAAAGTGGAAGCAATGATAGCGGGGATTATGAAAAAGCAGAAGAACGAATTAATAACGAAGTAAATAGAATTCGTAAAGAAATCGTAGAGAGTCCTTATAAAGTTCGTGATTTAGGAATTCAAGTAATGATTGATCCTTCTAATGCAAACGGTGAAGGTGAACTAGCTGGGAGTTTAGAGGATGACATTCAGCAAGTGTTAAGCACAATTGTTCGTACGTCAATTTCAAAGGATGAACAAGGTGCGGAGTTAACTGACAATCAGATTGCCGACAAAATTGTAGTTTCCGTACAGCCGTTTAAAGAACAGCAAGTAGCCTCTAATCAGCAACAAAGCGGGATTCCAACATGGCTATACTTTGTGGGTGGTGGCTTACTGCTCGTTATCCTTGCACTTCTTTTCTTATTGTTAAAGCGTAGAAGGGAATTGAAAGACGAGTTCTATGAATATGAAGGTGAGTATGAAGAACCAATTGAAACTATTCAAAAGCCTCCTGTCCTAAGTGAAGAACAGCAGTCAAGAAAACGTCTAGAAGAGCTTGCAGGTGAGCAACCAGATGAATTCGCAAAGCTATTGCGCACTTGGATTAGTGAGGAGTAG
- the fliE gene encoding flagellar hook-basal body complex protein FliE: MIQAIQHQMPILTEKVSNTGTVKEAHSEFSNLLKESLNKVNNAQKASDLATEKLARGEKIDLHNVMIVSQKASIAMQTTIEIRNKAVEAYQEMMRMQM; encoded by the coding sequence ATGATTCAAGCAATTCAGCATCAAATGCCGATACTAACTGAGAAAGTATCAAACACAGGGACAGTTAAAGAAGCTCATAGTGAATTTTCAAATCTTTTAAAAGAATCGTTAAACAAAGTAAATAATGCACAAAAGGCATCAGATTTGGCCACGGAAAAGTTAGCTCGTGGAGAGAAAATTGATTTACATAATGTCATGATTGTATCACAAAAAGCCAGTATCGCGATGCAGACGACAATTGAAATACGTAATAAAGCTGTTGAAGCATATCAAGAAATGATGCGTATGCAGATGTAA
- the flgC gene encoding flagellar basal body rod protein FlgC, whose translation MSIFQNLSISGSALTANRLRMDVISSNMANAETTRSELVNGEWQPYRRKMVALQSSGGSSFSSLLQSEMSKSSAGGVRVKAVTEDQSPFKLVYNPTHPDANEEGYVQLPNVDPLKEMTDLIGATRSYEANVTVLNANKNLLLKALEIGK comes from the coding sequence ATGTCAATATTTCAAAACCTCAGCATATCTGGCTCAGCTTTAACTGCTAATCGACTGCGAATGGATGTTATTTCTTCTAATATGGCGAATGCCGAAACAACGAGAAGTGAACTTGTAAATGGAGAATGGCAGCCATATCGCAGAAAAATGGTTGCACTGCAATCGAGCGGTGGTTCAAGCTTTTCTTCGTTACTACAAAGTGAAATGAGTAAAAGCTCAGCGGGCGGTGTGAGAGTTAAGGCAGTAACAGAAGATCAATCCCCTTTTAAGCTTGTCTATAACCCAACGCATCCTGATGCAAACGAAGAAGGATATGTTCAACTTCCAAATGTGGATCCATTAAAAGAGATGACGGATTTAATTGGTGCAACAAGATCATATGAAGCGAACGTTACAGTGTTAAACGCAAATAAAAATTTATTATTGAAAGCATTGGAAATAGGAAAGTAA
- the flgB gene encoding flagellar basal body rod protein FlgB, translating to MSLFSGTIQSLEHGLNYSMLKQQTISQNIANVDTPNYKAKDVSRKNQFQAELQHSLKAYRTNEKHIEFSKSSEQAAVISTTNYAYQENGNGIDLDKEMTAMAENQIYYEALIDRLNGKFNSLQTVVRGGK from the coding sequence ATGAGTTTATTTTCAGGAACAATTCAGTCATTAGAGCATGGTCTGAACTATTCAATGCTTAAGCAGCAAACAATTTCTCAAAACATTGCAAATGTAGATACGCCAAACTATAAGGCTAAAGATGTATCTCGAAAGAATCAATTTCAGGCAGAGCTTCAACATTCATTGAAAGCTTATCGCACAAATGAGAAGCATATTGAATTCTCAAAATCATCGGAACAAGCAGCTGTTATTTCAACAACAAATTACGCATACCAAGAAAATGGTAACGGAATTGATTTAGATAAAGAAATGACTGCAATGGCAGAAAATCAAATTTATTATGAAGCATTAATTGATCGTCTTAACGGTAAATTTAATTCTCTACAAACTGTCGTTAGAGGAGGGAAATAG
- the codY gene encoding GTP-sensing pleiotropic transcriptional regulator CodY: protein MDLLGKTRKINAMLQKAAGKPVNFKEMAETLCEVIESNVFVVSRRGKLLGIAVKQQIENDRMKGMLEARQFPEEYTQNLFNISETSSNLDINSEYTAFPVENKELFEAGLTTIVPIIGGGERLGTLVLARLDRNFADDDLILAEYGATVVGMEILREKAEEIEEEARSKAVVQMAISSLSYSELEAIEHIFEELNGNEGLLVASKIADRVGITRSVIVNALRKLESAGVIESRSLGMKGTYIKVLNSKFLVELAKLKSN, encoded by the coding sequence ATGGATTTATTAGGAAAAACTAGAAAGATTAATGCGATGTTACAAAAGGCTGCTGGGAAACCAGTAAACTTTAAAGAAATGGCTGAAACTTTATGCGAAGTTATCGAGTCAAACGTGTTTGTCGTTAGTCGTCGCGGTAAGTTGTTAGGAATTGCAGTTAAACAACAGATTGAAAATGACCGTATGAAGGGTATGTTAGAAGCACGTCAATTCCCAGAAGAGTATACGCAAAACTTATTCAACATTTCTGAAACATCTTCAAACTTAGATATTAATAGCGAATACACAGCGTTCCCTGTTGAAAACAAAGAGCTTTTTGAAGCTGGTTTAACAACAATCGTTCCAATTATTGGTGGAGGGGAAAGATTAGGTACGTTAGTATTAGCTCGTTTAGATCGTAACTTTGCAGATGATGATTTAATCCTAGCTGAATATGGGGCAACTGTAGTTGGTATGGAGATTCTTCGTGAGAAAGCTGAAGAGATTGAAGAGGAAGCTCGTAGTAAAGCAGTTGTTCAAATGGCTATTAGTTCACTATCATACAGTGAGTTAGAAGCAATTGAGCATATTTTTGAAGAGTTAAATGGCAATGAAGGTTTATTAGTAGCAAGTAAAATTGCTGACCGTGTAGGAATTACACGCTCTGTAATTGTAAATGCACTTCGTAAGCTTGAAAGTGCTGGTGTAATTGAGTCACGTTCTCTAGGAATGAAAGGAACGTATATTAAAGTATTAAACAGCAAGTTTCTTGTTGAATTAGCAAAATTAAAATCAAACTAA
- the hslU gene encoding HslU--HslV peptidase ATPase subunit: protein MNSHLTPRQIVEKLDQYIVGQTSAKKAVAVALRNRYRRSLLNEALKDEVVPKNILMIGPTGVGKTEIARRLAKLVGAPFIKVEATKFTEVGYVGRDVESMVRDLVETSVRLVKEEKMVSVSDSAQRNANKRLVELLVPSKKKQQAFKNPFEMIFSNNSQQADTQAEQEEEVNVETKRKQVAHQLALGELEDHYVTIEVEEQQPSMFDMLQGSGMEQMGMNMQDALSNFMPKKQKKRKLTVKEARKVLTNEEAQKLIDMDEVTQEAIHRAEQYGIIFIDEIDKIAQKSGNSSSADVSREGVQRDILPIVEGSTIVTKYGAIKTDHVLFIAAGAFHVSKPSDLIPELQGRFPIRVELTKLTVEDFMSILVEPDNALLKQYVALLETEGIQIEFSDDAIRKIAEIAFHVNQDTDNIGARRLHTILERLLEDLSFEAPEVTLEKIVITPQYVESKLEKIAKNKDLSQFIL, encoded by the coding sequence ATGAATTCTCATTTAACGCCTCGACAAATAGTTGAAAAGCTTGATCAATATATTGTTGGCCAAACAAGTGCAAAAAAAGCGGTTGCCGTTGCGCTAAGAAATCGTTATCGACGTAGCTTACTAAATGAAGCTTTGAAAGATGAAGTTGTTCCCAAAAACATTTTAATGATTGGGCCCACTGGTGTTGGTAAAACAGAGATTGCACGCAGACTTGCGAAGCTTGTTGGTGCACCCTTTATTAAAGTAGAAGCAACAAAGTTTACAGAAGTAGGTTACGTTGGTCGTGATGTAGAATCAATGGTCCGTGATTTAGTGGAGACATCAGTTCGATTAGTGAAAGAAGAAAAAATGGTTTCTGTATCGGATAGTGCGCAAAGAAATGCCAATAAGCGTCTTGTTGAACTTTTAGTTCCAAGCAAGAAAAAGCAACAGGCATTTAAAAATCCATTTGAAATGATTTTCTCCAATAATTCACAGCAAGCCGATACTCAAGCAGAACAAGAAGAAGAAGTAAATGTTGAAACAAAGCGTAAGCAAGTCGCTCATCAGTTAGCCCTTGGAGAGCTTGAGGATCATTATGTAACAATTGAGGTAGAAGAACAGCAACCTTCAATGTTTGATATGCTTCAAGGTTCGGGTATGGAACAGATGGGGATGAATATGCAAGATGCTTTAAGTAACTTTATGCCAAAGAAACAGAAAAAGCGTAAACTTACGGTGAAAGAAGCTCGTAAAGTGTTAACAAACGAAGAAGCACAAAAATTAATTGATATGGATGAAGTGACACAAGAAGCCATTCATCGTGCAGAACAGTATGGAATTATCTTTATTGATGAAATTGACAAAATTGCTCAAAAAAGCGGTAATTCTTCTTCGGCGGATGTATCACGTGAAGGTGTGCAACGCGATATCCTTCCAATTGTAGAAGGTTCTACAATTGTAACAAAGTATGGAGCAATTAAGACAGATCATGTGTTATTTATTGCTGCGGGTGCGTTTCATGTTTCCAAGCCTTCGGATTTAATTCCGGAATTACAAGGGCGTTTTCCAATTCGTGTTGAGTTGACAAAATTAACGGTAGAAGATTTTATGAGTATTTTAGTTGAACCAGATAATGCACTATTAAAACAATATGTAGCATTATTGGAAACTGAAGGTATACAAATTGAATTTTCTGACGATGCTATACGTAAGATTGCAGAAATTGCCTTTCATGTTAACCAAGATACGGATAATATTGGGGCAAGAAGACTTCATACTATTCTTGAAAGGTTACTCGAAGACCTATCATTTGAAGCGCCAGAAGTCACGTTAGAAAAGATCGTTATTACTCCTCAATACGTGGAAAGTAAGTTAGAAAAGATTGCGAAAAATAAAGATTTAAGTCAATTTATTTTATAG
- the hslV gene encoding ATP-dependent protease subunit HslV, with protein MSTFHATTIFAVQHNGQCAMSGDGQVTFGNAVVMKHTAKKVRRLFQGQVLAGFAGSVADAFTLFEMFESKLEEYNGNLQRASVELAKQWRSDKVLRKLEAMLIVMNRDSLLLVSGTGEVIEPDDGILAIGSGGNYALSAGRALKQHAGEHLTAKEIAKAALDVASEICVYTNNQIIVEEL; from the coding sequence ATGTCTACATTTCATGCTACAACGATTTTTGCCGTTCAACATAATGGTCAATGCGCTATGTCAGGTGATGGGCAAGTGACGTTTGGAAATGCTGTTGTAATGAAGCATACAGCTAAAAAAGTGCGTCGCTTATTTCAAGGACAGGTTTTAGCCGGGTTTGCAGGTTCAGTTGCTGATGCGTTCACATTGTTCGAAATGTTTGAGAGCAAGCTAGAAGAATATAATGGCAATTTACAGCGTGCATCAGTTGAATTAGCAAAGCAATGGCGAAGTGATAAAGTTTTACGCAAACTAGAAGCTATGCTGATTGTGATGAACAGAGATAGCCTATTATTGGTTTCGGGAACAGGTGAGGTCATTGAGCCTGATGATGGAATTTTAGCTATCGGTTCTGGTGGGAATTATGCATTATCGGCTGGCCGTGCATTAAAACAGCATGCCGGAGAACATTTAACTGCAAAAGAAATTGCAAAAGCTGCTTTGGATGTTGCAAGTGAGATTTGTGTGTATACGAATAATCAAATTATTGTAGAAGAACTGTAG
- the xerC gene encoding tyrosine recombinase XerC: MEFVKVSLNSFLEYLQIEKNYSQYTVDCYEKDIESFISFLEAEQIQNLQDVTYADARLFLTRLYEKSYSKKSMSRKISCLRSFYRYLYREQIVIENPFVLVSLPKKDQYTPRFLYAEELMKLFELNDHSTPLGQRNQAILELMYATGIRVSECATIQLSDIDFSLQTLLVHGKGKKQRYVPFGKYAKNSLHTYIQNGRVQLKSKSATKTNALFLNNRGTPLTDRGIRLVIENLMNKTAENIHISPHVLRHTFATHLLNEGADLRTVQELLGHENLSTTQIYTHVTKDRLKTVYMNHHPRA; encoded by the coding sequence GTGGAATTTGTTAAAGTTTCTTTAAATTCCTTCCTAGAATATTTACAAATTGAAAAGAACTATTCACAATATACAGTTGATTGCTATGAAAAAGATATTGAGTCGTTCATTTCTTTTTTAGAAGCAGAACAAATACAAAATTTACAAGATGTTACATATGCAGATGCGAGACTGTTTTTAACAAGGTTATATGAAAAGTCATATTCAAAAAAATCAATGTCGAGAAAGATTTCGTGTTTACGAAGCTTTTATCGATACTTGTATCGTGAACAAATAGTGATTGAAAATCCGTTTGTGCTTGTTTCATTGCCGAAAAAAGATCAGTACACGCCGCGCTTTCTTTATGCTGAAGAGCTGATGAAACTGTTTGAACTAAATGATCATAGTACGCCTCTCGGGCAACGTAATCAAGCAATCCTTGAATTAATGTATGCTACGGGAATTCGTGTGAGCGAATGTGCAACCATTCAGCTAAGTGATATTGACTTTTCACTTCAAACGCTTCTTGTGCATGGAAAAGGAAAAAAACAGCGCTACGTTCCATTTGGTAAATATGCAAAGAATTCTCTTCATACATATATACAGAATGGGCGAGTGCAGTTAAAAAGCAAAAGCGCTACCAAAACGAATGCGCTCTTTTTAAATAATCGCGGAACACCATTGACGGATCGAGGTATTCGGTTAGTTATTGAAAACCTTATGAATAAAACAGCAGAGAACATACATATTAGTCCTCACGTTTTACGTCATACCTTTGCTACGCACTTATTAAACGAAGGAGCTGACTTACGTACGGTTCAAGAGCTACTTGGTCATGAAAATTTATCCACAACTCAAATATATACGCATGTAACGAAGGATCGGTTAAAAACAGTATATATGAATCATCATCCTCGTGCATAG
- the trmFO gene encoding FADH(2)-oxidizing methylenetetrahydrofolate--tRNA-(uracil(54)-C(5))-methyltransferase TrmFO, producing the protein MTEQVINVIGAGLAGSEAAWQIAKRGLKVRLYEMRPVKQTPAHHTDKFAELVCSNSLRANTLTNAVGVLKEEMRKLDSIIIESADACAVPAGGALAVDRHEFAARVTESVKNHPNVEVVHEEITKIPEGPTIIATGPLTSKDLSEQLRTLTGEDYLYFYDAAAPIIEKDSIDMDKVYLKSRYDKGEAAYLNCPMTKEEFTKFHQALIDAEVVPLKEFEKEIYFEGCMPIEVMAARGEKTMLFGPLKPVGLEDPKTGKRPYAVVQLRQDDAAGTLYNIVGFQTHLKWGAQKEVLSLIPGLENAEVVRYGVMHRNTFINSPKLLRPTYQYRERDDLFFAGQMTGVEGYVESAASGLMAGMNAARYVLGEELVVLPQETAIGSMAHYITHTSAKNFQPMNANFGLFKELEVRIKNKKERNEALATRALETIQNFTTK; encoded by the coding sequence ATGACAGAACAAGTAATTAACGTAATCGGTGCCGGTCTTGCTGGAAGCGAGGCTGCTTGGCAAATTGCGAAAAGAGGATTAAAAGTAAGACTTTATGAAATGCGTCCGGTAAAGCAGACACCAGCGCATCATACAGATAAATTTGCAGAATTAGTATGTAGTAATTCACTGCGTGCGAACACTTTAACAAATGCAGTTGGAGTATTAAAAGAAGAGATGCGTAAGCTAGACTCAATTATTATCGAATCAGCAGATGCGTGCGCAGTTCCGGCAGGTGGCGCTTTAGCTGTAGATCGTCATGAGTTCGCAGCGCGCGTTACTGAAAGTGTAAAAAACCACCCGAATGTTGAAGTTGTACACGAAGAAATTACAAAGATTCCAGAAGGGCCAACAATTATTGCAACAGGTCCATTGACATCAAAGGATTTATCAGAACAACTCCGTACTTTAACAGGTGAAGACTATCTTTACTTTTATGATGCGGCAGCTCCAATCATTGAAAAAGACAGCATTGATATGGACAAAGTATACTTAAAGTCACGTTATGATAAAGGGGAAGCAGCGTATTTAAACTGCCCAATGACAAAAGAAGAATTTACGAAGTTTCATCAAGCATTAATTGATGCTGAAGTTGTACCCTTAAAAGAGTTTGAAAAGGAGATCTACTTTGAGGGTTGTATGCCAATTGAAGTAATGGCAGCGCGCGGAGAAAAAACGATGCTGTTTGGTCCACTTAAGCCTGTAGGTTTAGAAGATCCAAAAACAGGTAAACGACCTTATGCAGTTGTACAACTACGTCAAGACGATGCAGCAGGGACTCTTTATAATATTGTCGGCTTCCAAACGCACTTAAAATGGGGAGCTCAAAAAGAAGTATTAAGCTTAATTCCTGGCCTTGAAAATGCTGAAGTTGTTCGCTATGGAGTAATGCACCGCAATACGTTCATTAACTCTCCGAAGCTACTTCGTCCAACTTATCAGTATCGCGAACGCGATGACTTGTTTTTTGCTGGTCAAATGACCGGAGTAGAAGGTTATGTTGAATCTGCTGCTAGCGGTTTAATGGCTGGAATGAATGCAGCCCGTTACGTGTTAGGGGAAGAGCTAGTCGTGTTGCCTCAAGAAACAGCGATTGGAAGTATGGCTCACTACATCACGCATACGAGCGCGAAAAATTTCCAACCGATGAACGCAAATTTTGGCTTGTTTAAAGAGCTAGAAGTCCGTATCAAAAACAAAAAAGAGCGAAATGAAGCGCTGGCTACAAGAGCATTAGAAACTATTCAGAATTTTACAACAAAATAA